From a single Apostichopus japonicus isolate 1M-3 chromosome 12, ASM3797524v1, whole genome shotgun sequence genomic region:
- the LOC139977968 gene encoding gamma-adducin-like isoform X2 — translation MMRHLDNMGYITGNVYGQPFVRHELKPKSDVAYPAASTNFIYIYDNEFEKSRYKSPIKMLNRRQAEEKTKWLNMPNTYSKVEVAQNG, via the exons ATGATGAGACATTTGGACAATAtg GGTTACATAACAGGCAACGTGTACGGCCAGCCGTTTGTGAGACACGAACTGAAGCCCAAGAGCGACGTCGCCTACCCAGCAGCCTCCACCAACTTCATCTACATCTACGACAACGAATTTGAGAAGAGCAGATACAAGTCACCGATCAAGATGTTGAACAGGAGGCAGGCAGAGGAGAAGACGAAATGGCTGAACATGCCAAACACATACTCCAAGGTGGAGGTAGCTCAAAA tgggtAG
- the LOC139977968 gene encoding gamma-adducin-like isoform X1, whose product MMRHLDNMGYITGNVYGQPFVRHELKPKSDVAYPAASTNFIYIYDNEFEKSRYKSPIKMLNRRQAEEKTKWLNMPNTYSKVEVAQKYANWGEKGEDEGYKTKIHLSSSDM is encoded by the exons ATGATGAGACATTTGGACAATAtg GGTTACATAACAGGCAACGTGTACGGCCAGCCGTTTGTGAGACACGAACTGAAGCCCAAGAGCGACGTCGCCTACCCAGCAGCCTCCACCAACTTCATCTACATCTACGACAACGAATTTGAGAAGAGCAGATACAAGTCACCGATCAAGATGTTGAACAGGAGGCAGGCAGAGGAGAAGACGAAATGGCTGAACATGCCAAACACATACTCCAAGGTGGAGGTAGCTCAAAAGTACGCCAACTGGGGAGAGAAAGGGGAAGACGAGGGCTACAAGACAAAGATACACCTGAGTAGTAGTGACATGTAA